The genomic region TTTTTCGGCCGGCCCGCTCCGGCCGCTGACATTGTCGAGTTGATGAACCGCAGTACGCCGGGTTCCTAGTGCCGGATCGTGTCCGCGTCCCGAGGGTCAGTCTTTGAGGCGACACAGCGACGGCGGGTGCCGGAATAACTTCCGGCACCCGCCGCCTGTCAATGCCGTCTCCGCTACTTCTTAGTGGAGTCCGGCCACCAGCCGTAGGCCGCGATGGAGCCTTGACCCGAGTTGTCGCCGGCCGCCGAGATGGCAGATGCAGCAGACAGGCCAGCCGCGGCCAGCGCACCGGCGACGAGGAGTGTTGCGAGGGTTTTCTTCATGAAGACTCCTGATACGTAAGAGGCTGATGTGGCTCGTGTGATGCAAGATCAGTATATGGGTATGCGACACGCCGCCGTATAAAGATTCGCACCCCGATGCGCGGATTCGTGTTATTCGCGCGAAGCTTGGCAAGTCCTGAGCCAATACTGCGCAGGTCTTGCTTGTGCGGTTTGTTCGATTCCGCTCGCGCGGCAACGGATAATTGATACATGCAACAAAGCTCCGTTTCACCCTCGTACGCCGCCGCAGAGCTGCGGGCGCGCGAACACTGGTCCAGCCACGACTTCCGCGAGGCCGCAATCGCCGCGCAGGCGGCCGCGGACATTGCCGGTGACGAAGGTGATTCGTCGTCATGGTGGCATATGACGTTCTTCCGCGCGGAGAGCCTGCTTGCCGCCGGGGACTTTGAAGCCTGCGCGCAAGTTGCCGGGGCGCTCCTTGACGAACCGGGGGACGGAAACCTTCAGCTTCAGGCGCAGGTGCGGATCCTCAAGGCGAAAGCGCGCCACGGCCTCGGAATGCTCGATGAGGTTGCCGATGAAGCCCGGGCCGCCGCCGATCTGACGAAAGACGAGGGCGACGTGGAAATAAACGTGAAGGCCCGGCAGGCACTGATCGCCGCGCTGGCTGACAGCGGAAAGCTTGAGGAGGCATGGGCGGAAAGCCTCATCATGGCCGAAGTCATATCCGGTGAAGTCGATGACCAGTTGGTGGGTAAGGCCTACTGGGTTATCGGAAACGTCGCATTTCTCTCCAACAATGTGCACGACGGGCTGTATTACCACGACCTCGCGGCCGCGACGTTTTCCCCGGCCCGGAACCTCACTGTCTGGGCAAAGTTCAACAACGCTTCTGCGGCCATGCGGCTCGCGGCCGACGTCGCGGATGCGGATGCGTTGCGTTGCATTGAAAGGGCCGAACTCGCCACGGACGTCATCGGTGGGTCCGACGAGGATCACATATTGCTGAAGCTGAACCGCGGTCACTGGAACTATCTCGCCGGCGACCCGAGGCAAGCGATAGAGATTCTGAGCGGCATCTTTCCGGCACCGGAGAGTACCTCGCCGCAGATTCTGGGCGAAGCGTGCTTGCTGCTGGGCAGGTCACACGCCGCACTCGGAATCGGCGCCGAAGCCCGGAAGCACTTGCTGGACGCCGCCGACCACTTTGAAAAGGCAGGAGCCCCGCAGCGCGCGGAGCAGGCCCTTGAGTTCCTAACGGACGTGTCCTGATCCTTCGCTGAAGACATACCCACCGGGCGAGGACTGGACACAGCGGGACTGTGTCCAGCGGCAACGTTCACGGATGGACATGTCCCGCCTCGGATGTTGCGGCACGGCGGACATGCCCCGTGCCGGGTCTGAATAATGGACATAAGCCCACTTGGTCCGATGCTCGTGCCCAGGACTGGACATGTCCCGCGTTCCCAACCAGGCGCAGGTGAGGAGTCCAGTGACCGGAACTAGGACTGGACATGTCCCGTAGTTTCAAACCGGGCGCAGGTGAGGAGTCCAGTGACCGGAACTAGGACTGGACATGTCCCGCGGCGGGGGAAGCGGCCGCAGCCCTGCGTCCCAGGAAGACGGCCACGCCGCCGGCAACGAGGCTGAGCGCCAGGAGTGTCCAGCCGGCCACAGTGAGCCCGGACGCCAGGGCGACCTGGCCGCCGTCGACGGTGTCAGCGGACATCATGGCATCGATCACCGTATTGCCCCAGAGCCTGACCGCCGCGAAGAGCAGCGGCAGCGCCCACAAGGCCCAGCGCAGGGATTTCCGGGCCACGTTGGTGCCGATCAGCAGCAGCCAGGTGAAGCCGAAGATCAGCGGGAAGAGCGTGCCGGCTGTCTTGTGGACATAGCTCAGCTGGCCCCGGGCGTCGGAGTCCATGGCCGCGCGCAGTTGCTCCACGAACCCCTGGTCGAAGCCGCCCACCAGCGAGTCCGGCATCGGCTGGCCGTCGGACAACTGCGTCAGCTGGTTCAGGGTGAGCAGGTGCAGGTACCAGAACAGGAACAAGCTGGCCACGACCCCGGCAATGACAATCAGATTGCTGTTGCTCTGCGCCTTCTGCGGCGTCCGGCTGGTGGTCGGGTTGATCACCGGAGGGAGATGGTGCTGGGGGACCGCCGCATTCGCGCCGTGCTTCTTGATCCGCTGTGCGGGTGTCTTGGCCATGGCTCCATTATCGCCCGCCTGGCACGCCCGCCTGGCACGCCCGCCTGGCACGGCCGCCCGGCACGGCCGCCTGCGCTGGCTGTTCACTGCGAACAGGCGCCGATAGTCTGGAAGGCGTGACCGAACTAGGAAGACACCGGCTTGGCCGGCACAGCACCGCTGATCTCGACCCGTCGCTGGATGACTACCAACTCGCCGAAGCCTTGGTCCGCGAAGCCGGCACGCTGGCGCTGCTGATGCGGCAGGCGGGACTTGAAGGCAGGCAGAAGACCTCGGTCTCGGATGTGGTGACGGCTGCCGACCACGCCGCCGAGTCCTACGTGCTGGAGCAGCTCCGGCGCTGCCGGCCCGATGACGGGATCCTGGGCGAAGAGGGTGCCTCCGTGGCGGGCAGCAGCGGCCGGACCTGGGTCATTGACCCCGTCGACGGGACCTACAACTTCCTCCACGGGTCCACATACTGGTGCTCGGCCCTTGCCCTGAAGGATTCAACCGGTGCAAGGCTTGGCGCCGTTTTCCAGCCCGACGAGGACAAGCTTTGGCTCGGCGGGACATCGCGGGCAGCCACACTCAACGGCGAACGGCTGCTCACGTTCCTGCCCGGCGTGTCCGGCGGCCAGGGGAGGTCCGATACCCCGGTGTCCGAGCTCGGTGCCGCGACGTACATCCACCCGACGTGGCTCGCCGATCCGATGTGCGCCATGCCCTGGCACGCGGCAGCGACGTCGGCGGCCGCGCTGCGCATGTTCGGGTCCGGGTCCTGCGACCTCAGCAGGGTGGCCGACGGCGAGCTCGGCTGCTGGTTCCAGCACAGTTGCCCTGAGTGGGACTGGCTGCCCGGCAAGGCAATCGTCGAGGCGGCCGGCGGCGCGACCGACGTCGTGCGCGTTAACGGACTCGAGTGGTTCATCGCGGGAGGCTCGACGGCGGTGCAACAGTTGCGCGCGGCGCTCACCTCGGGCGCGGTCGGCTAGGCTCCCCGCGGACGGGCCTCGCTGGAGGACATGCTCGTTCTTCAGTCCAGGGGGCGGGGGGCATGCTCATTCTTCGTGGTCGGGACAGGGCATAAAGGGATCATGTCCGATCGTTGTTTGCTACGTGCGACATGCTCACTGCTCAGCCCAGGGTCCGCGGGACATGCTCATTCGCCAGCGCCGTGTCCGGGGAACTCGCTCGTTCTTCGCCGTCAGGACCGGGGATGATGTCCGGACGGTTTGCGTGGGACATGCTCATTTCTTAGTGCTGGATCCGTGGGACATGCTCATTCTTCGCGGTGAGGAACGGGCACAAGGGCATCATGTCCATTGGCGGCGGGCGGCGGAGGGCATGTCCGGGAGGGGCGGACCCAGCCGTCAGTGCCACCGCCTAGACTTAGATACACCATGGATATGTTGTTTGACCCTTACGCCGACGGACCCTTCCAAGCTGCCCCCACGGCGGCGGCAGGGGCCAAAGCGCGCGCCGGGACGGGCCTCGCGGGCCTGGATTCAGGCGCGGGACACGGCGCTGCCTATGCCCCGGAGGGTAACGCCGCGGACGCCAACGGACCCGGAAACGCCCAAGGCGGCGGCTGGGATCGCCCGCAGCTTCCGGACGCCAGCGAGCTCCTCGAAGGACTGAACCCGCAGCAGGAGGAAGCCGTCAAGCACGCCGGCAGTGCCCTGCTGATCGTGGCCGGGGCGGGGTCGGGCAAGACCCGGGTGCTCAGTAACCGGATCGCGTACCTCATCGCGACGGGGCGGGCGCACCACGGTGAGATCCTCGCCATCACCTTCACCAACAAGGCCGCGGCCGAGATGCGGGAACGGATCGAGGCCCTGGTCGGCGGCCGGGCCAAGACCATGTGGATCTCCACGTTCCACTCCTCCTGCGTCCGGATCCTGCGCCGCGAGGCCAAGAACGTCGGGCGGAACTCCAACTTCTCGATCTACGACTCCGCGGACTCGCTGCGTCTGATCACGCTCGTCGCCAAGAACCTGGACCTCGACCCCAAGCGGTTCGCGCCCAAGGCCATCCAGCACAAGATTTCCGCGCTCAAGAACGAGCTGATCGACGCCGACAGCTACACCTCCAGCGCCAACTACAACGATCCTTTCGAGCAGGCCGTCGCCGAGGTCTTCAAGGGTTACACCCAGCGGCTGCACCAGGCCAACGCCATGGACTTCGATGACCTGATCGCCGAAACCGTCTACATGTTCCGGGCCTTCC from Arthrobacter sp. NicSoilB8 harbors:
- a CDS encoding inositol monophosphatase family protein codes for the protein MTELGRHRLGRHSTADLDPSLDDYQLAEALVREAGTLALLMRQAGLEGRQKTSVSDVVTAADHAAESYVLEQLRRCRPDDGILGEEGASVAGSSGRTWVIDPVDGTYNFLHGSTYWCSALALKDSTGARLGAVFQPDEDKLWLGGTSRAATLNGERLLTFLPGVSGGQGRSDTPVSELGAATYIHPTWLADPMCAMPWHAAATSAAALRMFGSGSCDLSRVADGELGCWFQHSCPEWDWLPGKAIVEAAGGATDVVRVNGLEWFIAGGSTAVQQLRAALTSGAVG